Proteins encoded in a region of the Planococcus shixiaomingii genome:
- a CDS encoding NAD(P)H-dependent flavin oxidoreductase, with translation MEFTTRVTELLGTKLPIVQGGLAYLAYAELAAAVSNAGGLGQITAMSLETPEQLCEEIRKVRRLTDQPFGVNFAIGDHGRAFSHMLEVAIEENVPVVSMTGGNPTPIFQQLENTPIKKLVLVAARRQAEKAESLGADAVMVVGQEGGGHLGRDDVGTMVLIPQVVDAVSIPVIASGGIGDGRGWMAAHALGAEGIEMGTRFIATKECVHASDAYKKALISSSESGTVVIKRSIGAPARTLYNSWTDRILKIEQENPSYESLREFISGEANKKFIYDGNLEEGFGWAGQVTGLIKDVPSVQELMDRMVQEAGEIRKRWATTL, from the coding sequence ATGGAATTTACTACACGAGTGACTGAATTGTTAGGAACCAAATTGCCGATTGTTCAAGGTGGGCTTGCCTATTTGGCTTATGCTGAACTTGCCGCAGCCGTCTCGAATGCAGGTGGGCTTGGGCAAATTACTGCAATGAGCTTGGAGACTCCCGAGCAGTTGTGCGAAGAAATCCGAAAAGTGCGCCGGTTGACGGATCAGCCGTTTGGCGTTAATTTTGCTATAGGCGACCATGGCCGCGCATTTTCACATATGCTTGAAGTGGCCATCGAGGAAAATGTGCCGGTCGTATCCATGACTGGGGGCAACCCCACCCCGATTTTTCAGCAGCTTGAAAATACACCGATAAAAAAATTGGTGCTGGTAGCGGCAAGAAGGCAAGCGGAAAAAGCCGAGAGCCTTGGAGCTGATGCTGTTATGGTGGTTGGGCAGGAAGGCGGCGGGCATTTAGGGCGCGACGATGTCGGCACGATGGTGCTCATACCTCAAGTTGTAGATGCCGTTTCAATACCGGTTATCGCTTCCGGTGGCATCGGCGACGGGCGCGGCTGGATGGCTGCCCATGCACTAGGAGCCGAAGGAATTGAAATGGGCACCCGTTTTATAGCGACAAAAGAATGCGTACATGCGTCTGATGCTTATAAAAAGGCGTTGATCAGCAGTTCTGAGAGCGGAACGGTCGTCATTAAACGCAGCATTGGTGCGCCAGCTAGAACGCTGTACAATAGCTGGACCGATCGGATTTTAAAAATTGAGCAGGAAAATCCAAGTTATGAATCGCTGCGTGAATTTATCAGCGGGGAAGCTAATAAAAAGTTCATTTATGATGGAAACCTTGAAGAAGGTTTTGGTTGGGCTGGGCAAGTGACCGGTTTGATTAAAGACGTGCCGAGCGTCCAGGAGTTGATGGACAGAATGGTGCAGGAAGCCGGAGAAATCCGCAAAAGATGGGCAACTACTTTATGA